The Chitinivibrio alkaliphilus ACht1 genome includes the window AATATACTGGAAATAATTATTTATTGAATATTTACCCGATGCGGTGTTCCATTTATCTGTAATATATAGGCTCCCGGTGTAAGGGAGATATCTGGATTCCACATAAAAGAACCACTCTGAACATCGACAACATCTTGAGTTATCCGTCGACCCTGTACCGTATACAAGGATATATTGATTCGTGTAGTAGGTAGAGATGCGCCGTGATTAATATGGAACCCTTCAGAAACAACCTCTGCAGAAATAGATCCACTTTCACGGAAAGACTCCTGTGAAACCGATGTTTCAAAATCACCTTCTAATGGTACAGGATTCCGCATCCATGATATAATATCTATGGGGCGCACAACTCGCACTTCAGGATGGCTTAAAGCATATTCAAGAAAATCTTCAAACACTTTTTGTCTTCCCCGTGTATCGGAAGCATTCTCACATGAACCGTCCTTATCATGATGAAAGTACTCAGAGTGTGCACCAATCATCAAAGGAGCCCTATTACCTTCCATACGTCTATCGAAGGTAAATTTCATAATAGCAAGAACTTCTTCATTGTTTAATCCCGCCTGTGCCCAAAGATTATAGTCAAACATGGTAATTTTTTCAGTATCAGGGCTCACCCAGCTAATATTATCAGCAATAACTTCTGAAATAGAGTAATCAATACCATATTTTTTCGCTTCTTCCGCAGAAGGTATCATGGCAACATGGTTTGGTAGCTGCCAAAAACCGGGCACCGCAGGAACCTCAAAAAAATCAGGATTATCAGGGTTTCCACTCCACCCTTCTTCATGTCCTGGACTTCCATAATCAAGAGTATAGGGCCAGCGGAAATTGCGTCCATCATGTTCCCAATAATTTCCTTCTTCAATGGTACAATCATAAATTAAACCCTCTTCTTTTAGGGTTGGAAATAGGGGACCTCCATAGGCAAGAAAGGGAGTTCTAAATCCTATAATATGTTCTTGAGGTATACCCGAACCAAACTCATCACTTTCTGCCTGTTGCCAGAGTGCTAAACTATCCGGTGCCAAGGGTTTTGTCATCCACTCATTACACGTTTGTACCTCTTCTCGCCACTGTGCCGCATCAGCACTCTGCAAGTTTTCACTGTGAGTATGGGTGTGATTTCCAATTTCATGCCCATCTTCATAGAGTTCATTCCAAATTCTCCGAATCAAAGCCGGATTATCACCATTGTACCCAGATGCATAATAAGATGTGTTATAAAAGGCTACACGGACAGGAGTACCGTCATAGGTCGCTGCATTTCCTTCTCCTTCAGGGTTAGTAAGGGTTCTAAAATATTTGAGCGCCCATAACATTCCCTCAGGATAGTCATATTCAGTAGGTCGAGAACCAACCGTATCTATACCGGAACGAGAGTTATCATCAAATCCAATGGTAATAAACATGGGAACTTCCTCAGGAGATAATCCTCCCGGTGGATCCTGTGAGGGGGGGAGATAATCGGAATAATCATAGTCATAAATCCACTCATGCCCATAGGCAAAAACAGAATTAATTCCCAAGAAAAGCAAAATAATCATGGCATATTTCATAATAACTCCTATTTGTTTTTAGTATAAAAGATATACGTAATTCTTTTTTTTCTGTTTTTTTTGTAAATTTAAGGTTATTATCAATACTATCCATACATAAAGAAAAGGAGTACTATGCATAGAAGAGTTATGGCTGCAGCCGGTGGTGGCGCAAAGGGTATTGCACAAGTTCAAGTACTTAAAGCCCTTGAGAAAGAAGCGCAATGTCCCTTGTATACACAGTACGATTTACTCATTGGCTCTTCAGTGGGAGCAATTGATATGGCGGTCTTGGCAGCAGGAAAAATAAGTATGGAAGAATACGCCAAGAATTACCGAAGATATCTCACCACCATTTTTAAAAAACGGCGACTCCCCTTTTTCGGACCCAAATACTCAAAGAAAAATTTTATATCTCTGTGGAATGAAATAATTGGAGATGATATTCCCTTTGGCGCAGTTAAAACAAAACTAATGATAAGCAGTGTAGACCTTATCGAAAACAAAAACTACTATTTTAAATCGTGGAAAAGGGAGCATGCGAAACTCTCACTCTGTGATATTGTAGTTAAAAGTTTTTCCGCGCCCTATTACTTTGGCTATACCATTGATAAAAAAGAGAAGAAAATATGGGCTGATGGAGGGACAGGATCAGCAAATTATCCCATTGGTGAGTTAAAAAATCAGATAGAAGCATTAAAATGGTACCATACAGCTGAGTGTAAAAAAGGAGTAAATACCTGTCATATTGACATTGTAGGAGCCCTTTTTCCTGAAAATACAAATACCTTTAAAAAAATGAAACGATATCGAACTCTCCGGCAAACCCTTCACTTCTTCAATATCCCCGAAGGAGGCCTCGCACGGGCGCAAAGTAGAAACAACCAACTTGGTAAATTACTTCACATAGTTGAGAAAAACCCTACTCTTTCTCTCAAATATTGGGATAAATCTATTCCTGCTAAAATGGAGGGCATTGACAAATTACGGTATGTAGACACTTATATCCGTGCCGGACAGGAGATGGCAAAAAAACCCCTTATCGCACTGCATAGGAAAGAAACATAAATTATTTTACCTATATTATATAGTTCTACGTAAGGGATACAAATGAGTTCATACAATGCTCGGGAAATAATCCGTATGGGAGTTGAGATAGAAAAAAACGGCGAACAATTTTATCGTGAAGCAGCGCAAAAGCATTCAAACAGCACTATTCATGACATACTTCTTAATCTTGCGAATTGGGAAGTTAATCATGCACAGCTTTTTGAAAAACTTGCTGAAAAACTTCCTGCCGAACCAGAACGAGCTGATCATATATTTGATACTGAAGACCTAAGTTTTAAGTATGTGAAGGCTGCTGCGGATTCTCATATTTTTATCAAAAATTCAAATATGACAACTCTTGTAGAGACCTGTAATACCCCTGCGGATGTACTTTCCATGGCTCTTACCTTTGAAAAAGATTCTGTTGTTCTGTATCAATCAATGTTGGATAATATGAAACATTCAGATTATGAAGGAAAATCATATATCAAGGAAATAGCTCAGGAAGAGCTGAAACATGTTGCAATTATTCAAGAAAGCCTTGAACAATATACTACTTAACTAATACGGGTGTATTCAGAAATAACGAGGGTCATCCCCGTTGTTTCTGAAACTGTTCCCCGGATCATTTTTCCGTATAAATCATCTGTAGACTGAATAAATACTCGTTTTGCACCCATATCCTGTCCAATCCATCCACGGGATGATTTATAGGTTATCAATGCTTCAACTGTCTTACCCTTCATGGCAGCATACTTTCCCTTTGTTATCTCAGTTTGCAGGGATATTAATTCCTGCAGTCGCTCTTTTTTCACCTTCTCTGGCACCTGCTCAGGAAAATCAACTGCTGGAGTACCTGTACGGGGAGAATAGGCAAACATAAAGGCTGTAGTATATCCTACGTCTGAAAAGAGAGAGAGAGTATCCGCAAAATCAGATTCACTCTCTCCGGGAAATCCAACCATAACATCCGTGGTTATATCAATGGGAGAACAAGCCCTGCGTATTTTATCTATTGTCTCTAAATACATGGCTCGCGTATACTTTCGATTCATACGTTTCAAAACAGCATCAGCACCGGATTGTACCGGAAGATGAATATGCTTTGCAACCTTTGAAAGAGATGCCACTGCAGAAATAAGCTCATCACTAATATCCTTTGGATGAGAGGTAGTAAAGCGTATTCTATCTATACCAGGTACATCATTCACACGGCGAAGAAGTTCTGCAAAAGTAGTTTTTTCTGTTCCATAGGAATTTACATTTTGTCCCAAAAGGGTTATTTCACGAACTCCCCGGGCTACTTTTTTCTGAATATCATTGAGAATTTCTTCTACAGAAAGGGAGTGTTCGTCTCCCCGAACATATGGAACAATACAGTATGAGCAATAGTTATTACACCCACGCATAACCGGTATAAAGGCTGAACACTCCCCGTAGCTCCGCCCTTTTCCAGATACGGTATTGGCAGACTCCACAGTTTCAAGAAGAGTATCAATCTGTGTATGAATATACTCCATATCCATGGCACCAATAACGGCAGTCACCGAAGGAATCTCACGGCGTAAGGATTCGCCAACCCGCTGCGACATACATCCAACAACCCATAAAGCAGCATTTTTTTTCTTAATAGAACCATACTCTTTTATTTTATTTTTAGCAGTACGTTCTGCCTTTTCTCGAACAGAGCAGGTATTTACAATTAGTAAATCAGCCATGGATGGTTCATCCGCAGGGGTGCCACCACGGTCTATGAGCAGTTCTTGAAGGGTATTCGAATCTGAAACATTCATTTGACACCCAAAGGTTTTTATAAAAAATCGCATACTTAATCCAATTTATCTACAAGTAATGCCAGCGATACAGCTGATGTCATAATCCCAAGAAGAGATTGAGTAAGACGCATAATATCAACTCCACTCAACCCCTCTGTATCATCTTTTTTACTTACCACAATTCGTGACCCAGGATTAACATACCCACTTCGTCGTCGTACCCTGCGTACTTCTCCATTGGCACGGATAATATAAATAGAACGTCTATCTCCTTGTGGAGTCATTCCACCAGCACCGTCTATGTAGTGACGCACACTTCTTCCCGGTTCATACTTGACGGCTGAAGGATAAAACACAGCACCTTCAACCTGTACAGTACGAGGTCGAGTTGGGATATACAGACTATCTCCATCTTCAAGAACAATATCTTCTCGTTCGTTCTTATCACTTAGCAATGAATTAATATCTATGGATACAACACCAATACTATCTTTTCTTCTAATAAAACGAGCACCTTCAAGATATGCACTATTACGTACTCCCCCTGATCGATCTATCAGAGAAAGGAGCGTCTCATCTTGGGAAAGTTTTGCATACTTACCGGGATAAATAAATTCTCCCGAAAGAGTTATAACCTCCTGATCACGAAGGTATGAATTTTCACGCACAAAAATATAGTCTAAATGTTCTAGAACAAGTCCGTCATTTTTAAAGAAATCATCATCAACAGGTATTTTCTTGGGCGTACTTTTATTTCCCCCACGATGATTTCTCTCTGATATGCGGGAAACCTCTATGGTGTCTTTGTACGCTTTTTGAGAAAACCCCCCAGCCAATAATATCACATCCTGCACGGTCATATTATCCCGTAAAAAATATCTCCCTGGTCGCTGAACCTCACCCTTTACCACGATATAATCACGATATTCAACATCCCACCTTGAATAAAAACGAACCACATCCCACTCTTGTAACTCTACATCATAGGCTTCATTTCCCGAGAGAAGTTCTCCAATATTTGTAGCCAATACCTCTTTCGAAAAGTCTTTATTAGTTCGGAGAATTTCAATACGATGGTCAAAGAGATACTCCTCAACCCCACCGGCAAGATCAATAAG containing:
- a CDS encoding polysaccharide deacetylase family protein, yielding MKYAMIILLFLGINSVFAYGHEWIYDYDYSDYLPPSQDPPGGLSPEEVPMFITIGFDDNSRSGIDTVGSRPTEYDYPEGMLWALKYFRTLTNPEGEGNAATYDGTPVRVAFYNTSYYASGYNGDNPALIRRIWNELYEDGHEIGNHTHTHSENLQSADAAQWREEVQTCNEWMTKPLAPDSLALWQQAESDEFGSGIPQEHIIGFRTPFLAYGGPLFPTLKEEGLIYDCTIEEGNYWEHDGRNFRWPYTLDYGSPGHEEGWSGNPDNPDFFEVPAVPGFWQLPNHVAMIPSAEEAKKYGIDYSISEVIADNISWVSPDTEKITMFDYNLWAQAGLNNEEVLAIMKFTFDRRMEGNRAPLMIGAHSEYFHHDKDGSCENASDTRGRQKVFEDFLEYALSHPEVRVVRPIDIISWMRNPVPLEGDFETSVSQESFRESGSISAEVVSEGFHINHGASLPTTRINISLYTVQGRRITQDVVDVQSGSFMWNPDISLTPGAYILQINGTPHRVNIQ
- a CDS encoding patatin-like phospholipase family protein, which gives rise to MHRRVMAAAGGGAKGIAQVQVLKALEKEAQCPLYTQYDLLIGSSVGAIDMAVLAAGKISMEEYAKNYRRYLTTIFKKRRLPFFGPKYSKKNFISLWNEIIGDDIPFGAVKTKLMISSVDLIENKNYYFKSWKREHAKLSLCDIVVKSFSAPYYFGYTIDKKEKKIWADGGTGSANYPIGELKNQIEALKWYHTAECKKGVNTCHIDIVGALFPENTNTFKKMKRYRTLRQTLHFFNIPEGGLARAQSRNNQLGKLLHIVEKNPTLSLKYWDKSIPAKMEGIDKLRYVDTYIRAGQEMAKKPLIALHRKET
- a CDS encoding ferritin family protein, giving the protein MSSYNAREIIRMGVEIEKNGEQFYREAAQKHSNSTIHDILLNLANWEVNHAQLFEKLAEKLPAEPERADHIFDTEDLSFKYVKAAADSHIFIKNSNMTTLVETCNTPADVLSMALTFEKDSVVLYQSMLDNMKHSDYEGKSYIKEIAQEELKHVAIIQESLEQYTT
- the miaB gene encoding tRNA (N6-isopentenyl adenosine(37)-C2)-methylthiotransferase MiaB, with product MRFFIKTFGCQMNVSDSNTLQELLIDRGGTPADEPSMADLLIVNTCSVREKAERTAKNKIKEYGSIKKKNAALWVVGCMSQRVGESLRREIPSVTAVIGAMDMEYIHTQIDTLLETVESANTVSGKGRSYGECSAFIPVMRGCNNYCSYCIVPYVRGDEHSLSVEEILNDIQKKVARGVREITLLGQNVNSYGTEKTTFAELLRRVNDVPGIDRIRFTTSHPKDISDELISAVASLSKVAKHIHLPVQSGADAVLKRMNRKYTRAMYLETIDKIRRACSPIDITTDVMVGFPGESESDFADTLSLFSDVGYTTAFMFAYSPRTGTPAVDFPEQVPEKVKKERLQELISLQTEITKGKYAAMKGKTVEALITYKSSRGWIGQDMGAKRVFIQSTDDLYGKMIRGTVSETTGMTLVISEYTRIS